In Gossypium arboreum isolate Shixiya-1 chromosome 3, ASM2569848v2, whole genome shotgun sequence, the sequence accaaaaattctggaaaacaattagtaagaagatatgtgagtctagttttagggaaaatttacaaatttaaattttgatttttttgaatcAAGTTATGGTTTATTTAGTGACGATGATGCAGATAgacagttttataaggaataatgaaataaattgttttgatttgtctaagtattcgaaaatattttaatgttcccggtttggtcccgaaccatttcaattgcatgttttagggtctcgagggccctttttagggacatattgaatgaatgtaaataaattaattttaaaataaaattttatgccccgaattagtaagttaagtcaggtaacgcctcgtgcttgactccagcgacggtctcgggtaaaagGTGTTACACCTTCACCCCTCGAAATTGACCAAAAAATTGTCAATTCTAGgaaatgggtacttattcttgatggtcAATTTATTTAATTGTCTGTAATCGATTCACATCCTCATAGAACCATCATTTTTCTTGAtaaacaatactggtgctccccacggtgAAACACTTGGTTGAATAAATCCACGATCCATAAGCTCTTGAAGCTAAATCTTGAATTCTTTAAGCTTTTTTGGTGCCATGTGATAGGGAAAAATGGACATTGGAGCTATATCAAAcaacaagtcaattccaaactcaacttcacgatcGGGAGGTATCATAGGAAATTTTTCTGAAAAAACATTTGAAAATTCCTTTATAATGCAGATGTTACTCAAAGCGAAGCTATTAACACTGGTATCTAGTACATAAGCTAGATATGCCTCAAATCCCTTTCTACCGATTCTCTCAATAGCAATAGCAGAGATTACATTTGAAAAGTAATCTCTACGCTCCCCTACAAACATAATTTCCTTCCCACTAGTCCTCTTTAGTGAAACCCTTTTTGAAGTACAATCTAGACTGACTTGGTGTTCgaccaaccagtccattcccagaattaagtCAAATTCTCTAAATAGTAATTCCATCAAATTGGTTGGAAATGTTTCACCTTGCACTTCTAGTTGACATCGTCTTTAATGAAACCATTGCAGATTGCCCTAAAGGACTAACCACAGAAACAACACTAACAGTTTCTTCTACCATATTCAGTTTATTAGACATAGAGCAGgcaacatatgaatgagtagaacttacATTTATCAAGGAAAAGTACTGTATAGAATTAATTGTAAAAGTACCTACGATGACATTAGCTGCATCATGGTCCTCTCTATGACTTGCTGCATAAACTAAGGCAAACTATTTTGCTTCAGTATGGTTTGCACCTTGACTAGATGCTTTCTGTATCGTATTACTAGTACTATTATTCCCTCATCCCCTTTAATTCTGATTATGATTTGATTGCGGTGCTTGCCTTTATTCTTTCATACACAGACAGTCCTTAATTTGATGCTTCAAATACCCACATATCAGACATGCACCTAATTTCCTCCATCATTCCCCTTGATTATGTTTCCCACAGTGAGCATATTCTTGAGTCTCATTTCCAGTATCAACTGCAAGTGGGTTCTATCACGATCTATTATCATTGGCTCTCTTCACAGGACGCGGGTTAGAATTCCCTAAGCTAAATTCTCTTTTAACCGGAGTTTTGATTTTATCTATTCTCTCATGCTCAATACCTTTTTCCTCTTTTAGAATCTTGACTTTATCAACCAAAGTCTCAAAAATTCTCTCATGCAACATTGCAACTTGAACCTTCAAATTGTATCTCAACCTATTCTTGAACTTTACACACTTATCTTACTCTGAACCTATCATCCCCTGTGCATAACGGCCTAATCTCAAGAATTCTACCTCGTACTCAGACACTGTCTTATCCACCTGTTTCAACTCAATGAACTCAAGCCTACGAGCTTCAACATATCTCATGCCCATATATTTCTTCTGGAATGCATTTTGAAAGTACTCCCAAGTTATCCTCGCAGCTTGGGTACCTTGAACAACCAGGCTGCCACTAGCAGTAAGCTTCATCTCTAGGAAGCAACACCATAccctttagtttttttttataatatagtTCAAGTCATCAAGAATTCTTTTTGTAGCTTCCATCCAATACTCAACTACTGTAGGGGTTGTCCCAACAACTCCCTTAAACACCTCAACTCCATTAGATCGAAGCCTCTCTGTTATAAATATACAACTCCTAGTATCAGTTTGGCCTCTAGCTACACATTGTAACACTCCTCTATAGAGCTTGTGATATAGCATCATCAACAGGATGAGGATTAGCTTCCTCATTAACAAATTCTTTAAACTCCTGATTCTCGTTATCCACAGTAGGATTAATTTCATTAGGATTAACACCAAGATCCGGTATGGGCACTTGAGCAGTAGATGACTTATCCTAAGCAGCATGATGACGTGAACCACGAGTTCGTACTCCAGGGTTATTCATCCAACCTAATGTCTTTTAAAATATCCTTAGTTTTAAAGATATTCTTAATTactcaaacatatttaaaatCTTATGACCAAGTATCTTATAACATAAGTTTTCAATATATATCTTAGTAAGTATATTATTTAAAGAGGAATCAACATCGGCGTCTTGGGTTctcagaaatttaatttttaaatttaatatcaaaatattaaaaaaatattttttaaaacataCATGTCAACTCAATTAAAATTCACAGTCCAAGTTTTGTACTCAACTCTGATAccactgaatgtaacaccccaaacccgacctagatatTACGGCcaaattttgaaagttacactAAAACCTATTGAAAACTATTGCTTAATAAAAGGAACTATGTTTAAGTAGTTTTTgtgaaaaacttaaaattttaaatactaatttatttagttttttttgaaaaacttttAATTAAAGCACAACATTTGAAAAGTTTCATTATTTAGCAAAAAGAAAGTTAcggagaaaagagaaaagaattatgaaaagaaaacaaaatgagAGTGTGAGAGGGGAAGGAGTGGACGGTCACCAAGGGTAAGCTCCCAACAAAGCATTCAGGAGGGGAGATATGAGAATTAGGGAAAGTAATGCACAATTACTTTGGGAATttcatattttcaaaatttaaagtgTGGAGttataaaaaaaaatgatgagtaGGAGTTACATGCAAAAGATGGACGGTTTTTACATGAAAAAGGTCAGCTAAATTTTgcatgaatttttaaaaaattaaatgataTTATTGAGGCTAGAACTTGGGTCTTTTAGGAGTTACTAAAGCTACTTAAGCACTACACCACTTGTCATGCTTATTTAATAACTAACATTTAATAGaattttgggatgtgacattTACTTGGTTTTAATTATTTGCTTTAATTAGTGAATTAGTGTGTTTTATGCTACTTTTGAGACCCGAATTGGCCAAATGCTCCATAGGGACCCTATCAATTTATTGAGTGTTGTAGGAAGTCAACGATGGCTCAAACATGAACAAAAACATAACCTAGAAGGGAGGTATCATGATATTGAACCATAAAAGTCATGATACCCCTAGCAGTGCTTCAACGAAAAGGATTGAGGCTATCTACAGTGGTATCACGATACTTAACCTCTTAAGGATCCCCTATTTCAAGACTGACGTGGATATCGCAATATCAAACCATGGGTGTCACTGTACCCTTGACGAGAGGAAATAAAAAATGATTGCAAGGGTAGTCCTTGTCCAACTCCAATACTAATCAAAACTACACACCGGAGGGCATTTTGGACACAATTTTTGGGTTATAATCAAAACAGAAAGCCTTCTTTTAGTTGAGAGAAAGAGGCGACTTTACACATTATTCATCTTTTACATCTTTTAGCTTAGACTTTAGTTACTTTCTTCATATTTTTAAGGTTCTTACTTAAATTTTTTGATTTTGTCTTAAGTagttgataactcttgaaaaaagttatatttcatgcctttagatCTGGCTAATTCATGTGCTTAGGTacatttagttgcattttaggacatTCCATTAGTAGTTTTCTTGTTTTAGCATCACATTAGGAGCTTGGGTTGTACTTAAATGTTAGTTACTTTTAATTTCTTGTGGAAGGGTTGTGTATGGTGGTGGATTGGCATGTGCAGAATAAAGAACAAGAAGTAAAGGAGTGAAAGTTTGTCAGGGCAAAGGGTTGGACAATTTGTCAACACAAATGTCGTGGAAATGCCATGAAGATGTCCAATCAGCACTCAAAGCGtaccgattttaggcctagtcgaacTTGTACCAGATATATCTActtgagaaagagggaagaaaatcATGGACTGTTGGATTTACCCTAGGAAAAAAGATAAAAGCCAAATGAGGAAACCCTAAGAAGGGTGGAGAGAACAAAAAAGAGATCCATAGGAAAAATAAAGGGTAGCGATTGAGTAGAGACGGGAAGAGGAAAACGAAGGCAGTGCCTCTCTGCCGCCACAAGACACTGTATCTTTGGAGTGTGGGCTGGATAAGCGAAAGCTATCTCCCTCGAAGTTCTTTCGTTACTTCTTGATTACTTTTCATGAATTGATTTGATGATCATGATGTTGAATGATACTttggatttgaattttaatttccaacccatgagctaaatctcatagggttgggattacttGATGAAACTCTTATTTTCTTTAATGACTGAAGCGTAGATCTGCTTAAATACACTATTTCATTCAAtggtttttttaataaaatttcatgttTGCAAACTCTAGACATAGATGGATGTACAACATGTTCATTAAATTAATCTAATTCAGACAAGGTTAGGTTAATGAGATTGAAATTGAATAATATGAGCAAGTGTTCGACGGAACACTTGTAGCAACCTCTAGACAAAGAGCAGCGTTCATatggaaagaaaacaaaatagtTTAGGGTACCATGTTAAAGACCTATAGACATATATCGTTTAAGGTAAGGTAACTTGAGGTCTTGTTCTTGAAAGAAGcaagtggaaacacaaaaatatatagacttttttcatgccctttaactcaaattcatgtagTTTCGTAgcaattcttgtcaaaaaatataatataattataaaataattaaattgtacaaattattaacatatttaattttaattaattttagaataaattttcataaattttgatttaatttcgaCAAATTTAAACAAAGGGTGAAAATTGGCTCAATAGACACTATTAGAAGCTCAAACCATGAAACGATTTCTGAAGGGCTGAGGTCAATTAATTTTTTAGCCTAAGACAGTgcaaattatgaatattaataaataatataatttattttaattttaatccaatttattttgggttaaataattattatttattatattatggaAATAAGGCCCAGTTGTGCTAATACGAAAGACTAATCCAAATGAGCAATCGGGCTGCCCAAAATCGTCCAAAATGTTGACCCAATCAGCTCAAATAAGCTGATTTATTGACTTGCAAATCATCCCTTGAAGTCTCCTTGAAATCTCATTCAAACCCCTTCACTTATTatgctttgtagatttgcccttAGCCAAATATAGCAAGTTGAAATCATCAACAAATGCAtgagtggtggccggccatggggggaGTTAATGGCTGATATTTCTTTTCTAAAATTAGTAGCCAATCCCACCTAAAAATACCTCCCTTTGCTACTCATTTTAACACATTACTCAACTCAATTCATTCACAACACATTCTCTCTTCACTCACTTTTCTCCCTCtattttccatttttttcttGTCCCTTCCTTTGCCAAGTTCTCCTCTTGAGAAAGAGCCTTCTTCCGCCTTGGAGTAGCAACACTCAAGTGTTCGTAGAGGCCTCAAATTGATAGAACAAGCAGAGAAGAAGAGGAGCGAGCTAGTGACTTCAAAGAGACACTAGATTTGTTTCTAATTCCCTactcttttattttcttgattTCGTTATGAAAAATACTTATTGTTTTGTTACTcttgatttaattaaaattgcttaaatttaattcgtgttagattTATTGCGTTCTATTACTTAATTTGTTAAAaatcatgtttgtgttgttataggccttgctcatttgttcaattaaataaatttatatttatgttatgCTTCCATTTAAATTGTAAGGTaacaattgaattaattatttaggtggattgaaattgtaattaatggacataatatttaattggtgcatgtttaatcttctaagttAGCTAAAGGTTAAATTAGCGACAGTATTAAacaatacattagccttgcagAACTTGCAGattttgtgattaaattgtttcaatatagAGATATATTGTTATCTTACTTAATCTTTTACTTgcttatgaaaatttaattaattatttgaaatgacatagagatatgtataagagattaatttaatttcataagtatgtatgtgcattaacacatttgcttattaaaatttgtttaatagaTTGGATTGACATAAAGATTTAGttaagagataaatggattttggtaggtgagtatgttcataagttagcaaattgtTGAGTTGTCGTGAATTAAATCCGTAGCAAACATATCATGGTTCTGATAATGTTAAGTTCAAGAATGCAATTGATCTAGCACATTTGTGTCATAatgataaaaacttgtttttgaaatcgtgcattggaaattgttatttttattttacttagtttaaatTTTAATCTTAATTAAACCCCTTTTCAAATCATCAAATTTTCACCACGAACTTGTTAAATTattcatttcataaatatttttttgcacagtccctatgggtacgataactcgacatttacttgttactttattacttgttgcgattgtgtacacttgcacattttcatcATTCCAGCAGGTCATTTTAGAACTCCTCTGAGTAGTAGGTTAAGTATGGTTTTCTCGAGGCATTACTGTCAGTAAGTGCAGATTCCTAGTAATCTTGACCTTCCAGATCAACATCGTAGACCTTTTATCCTTTATCTTCGTATCTTCGCCATAACATTTTTAGTTGTTTACTTATTTGTTTGCATATTATTCACGTGATTATTCTCAAATTTTCCATTACATTCTTACTCTTGTATGGTCGGGTCATAGCATTTTCCGTTATTGCACGCATCATTATTCCTTCAAAATACCATTATATTCTTCTCATTATTTTTTTCATAACATTAACCTTACCTCACTCTAATAACTTGACCAGATTATACTGTTctaatccctgtggagacgatctcacttatcactttattacttcattcgacgtgtatacttgcacaatttgCATATCATTTCACAGGcgacaagtttttggcgccgttgctggggaatggcaattggtgaaatttggttttgttattttcttttgttttcttagctttatttaacttatttgtatttaatttttataggTTTGACATCAGTTTATGAGAAGAGGCATCCCTACTAACAAAGAGTACCCTTTTGACCTAGACATTGAAAGAACTTTGCGAGTGAGAAGAAGGGAGTTACGTAGTATGGCTAGGGAAGGAAATGATCCTAGTCTCAATGATGATCCCATTGGGTAGGATGTTAATCCTACTGCTCATCGTGTGATAGATAATTAAGATAGACCAATTCGGGAACATGTTattccaatttttgatgatttgaatcCAGGAATAGCCATACCACACATACAAGCTCAGCAATTCGAGCTGAAATTggtaatgttttaaatgttgcaAATAGTAGGACAGTTTGGTGGATTACCCACTGAAGATCTAAGATTGTATTGAAGACTTTTTGTAGAAGTCTGTCACTTGTTTAGACAATAGGGTGTTCCTTAAAACGCTTTGCGGCTTAAATTTTTCACATGCTCTTTGAGAGATCATGCAAAAGTGTGGCTGAATGCTTTGCCATTGGGAATAGTGGCATCAAGGAATGATCTTTTCCAGAGATTTTTGCTACGGTATAATCCACAAAATATGAATGATAAGCTTAGAAATGACATCACATCTTTTCGACAAGTGGAGGATGAAACGCTatatgaagcttgggaacgatTAAAGAATTACTTTGAAACTGTCTGATGCATGGATTCCAACACTGGATGCAGATGGAGATATTTCATAATGGGTTGAATGCATATACGAGGATGGTAGTTGATGATTCTGCCAATGGTACCTTGTTGGGTAAATCTTATAATGAAGCgtatcaaattttggaaaaaattggcAACAATGATTATCAATATCCTACCACAAGAGTTAGGACATGTAAGAAAGCTGTTGGCACTATGGAGCTTGATGCAATCACTTCATTGGTTGTGCAAGTATCATCTTTAACTAATATGATCAAAAAAAGGAAGAGACCAACTACAATTTAGGAGATGAAAGCAATCGAACTATCGTTTGTTTATTACGGTGAAGACTATGTGTTTGATGAATGCCCATCAAACCCAGTATCTGTATACTACATGGTTAATTTTAACTGGGATAATAAACCTTATTCCAACACCTACAATCTGTGGTGGAAGCAGCATTTGAACTTTAGTTGGAATAATCAAGGTGTGGGGAATTTAAACAATTTTGTGAGACAGAATGCTAATAGTGCATCGCCTGGTTATATTCATCCTATGCGGAGGCAAAATGCTCAACAAGGTCAAGCATCATCTTTTACCTCTATTGAAGCCTTACTAAAGGAATATATGGCCAAGAATGATGCTATAATTCAGAGCTAGATTGTGTCCCTCAGAGCTTTTGAGAATCAAGTGGGACAGATAGCGAATGTTTTGAATTCAAGGCCACAAGGAGCATTACCAAGCGATACTGAGAATTCAAGAACACAAGGGAATGAACAGTGTAAAGCCATCACTCTCAGAAGTGGGAAACACTTGTATGATGTTGTTCAAGACACCATTATAGAAGAGAACAATTTTAGACTCAATTACCGAAAAAATTCAGAATCAACTAAAAAACACATTACACCTGAAAAGGGTAAACAGGAGAATGTTGCAGTAGAATCAACTCACGTTACCAATAAAAATGCCATAGCAAAACAATATCAGCAACCTGAAGGACGACCACCTCTACCTTTTCCTTAGTGATTCTATAATTCTAAACATGATGTTCAGTTCAAAAGATTTTTGGAAGTCTTGAAGAAACTCTATATCAATCTGCAGCTAATAGAAGCTTTGGAGCAGATGCccaattatgtgaagtttatgaaatATATACTGTCAAAGATTCACAGATTGGGAGAATTTGATACTGTTTCTCTTATTGAAGGGTGAACAACAATGTTGATGAATAAATTACCTCTAAAGTTGAAGGacccagggagttttactatcccatgttcaattggaaatcattATGTTGGCAAGGCATTATGTGATTTAGAAACGAGTGTAAATCTAACGCCTACGTCTATTTTCAGAAAGTTGGGAAAGCAAGACCTATTACAGTTACATTGCAACTAGCTGATCGATCCTACGCACATCCGGAAGGTAAAATTGAATATGTGCTCGTGAGAgtacataaatttatttttctgcAGATTTCCTTATTTTAGAATGTGAAGCTGACCAGGATGTGCCAATTATTCTTGGAAGACCTTTTCTTACTACTAGCAAGACTTTAATTGATGTACAGAAATGTGAACTGACCATGAATGTAAATGATCAGTAGATTACTTTCAATGCATTTGGTGCCTTGAAATGCACTGATGAGAATGAAGAATGTCACACCATTGGGTTGATAGAAACAACATTAGAGGTAGAGTTTGAAAAATTTTGCTATCGCAATTCTGATAGTGATAAAGACTCACTTGAGCGGAGTGACGCAATAATTTTTGAGGACCTTGGTGAACTTACGGAAGCCAAGCAGTTTGTAGATAGACTAAGGAAGAAGTTTGAATCCTTGGATTTATCAGATCGCTCTTTCAAGCCTCCTAAGCCTTCTATAGAGGAATCTCCCACACTGTAGTTGAAGCATTTGCTGCAGCATTTAAAATATGCTTATTTGGGAGAGAATAACACTTTTTCAGTAGTTATTTCTACGGAGTTGACACTCGATCAATAGGTGAGGTTGTTGGAAGTACTCCAATGATCTAAAAAGGCGTTGGGATGGACAATTGCTGACATCAAGGGAATCAACCCTGCTATCTGTATGCATAAAGTTTTATTGGAGGATTGCCATAGCAATTCTATTGAACAGTAGAGAAGGTTGAATCCAATAATAAAGGA encodes:
- the LOC108477895 gene encoding uncharacterized protein LOC108477895 — protein: MKAIELSFVYYGEDYVFDECPSNPVSVYYMVNFNWDNKPYSNTYNLWWKQHLNFSWNNQGVGNLNNFVRQNANSASPGYIHPMRRAFENQVGQIANVLNSRPQGALPSDTENSRTQGNEQCKAITLRSGKHLYDVVQDTIIEENNFRLNYRKNSESTKKHITPEKGKQENVAVESTHFKRFLEVLKKLYINLQLIEALEQMPNYVKFMKYILSKIHRLGEFDTVSLIEGNECKSNAYVYFQKVGKARPITVTLQLADRSYAHPEDFLILECEADQDVPIILGRPFLTTSKTLIDITFNAFGALKCTDENEECHTIGLIETTLEVEFEKFCYRNSDSDKDSLERSDAIIFEDLGELTEAKQFVDRLRKKFESLDLSDRSFKPPKPSIEESPTL